Below is a genomic region from Dryobates pubescens isolate bDryPub1 chromosome 1, bDryPub1.pri, whole genome shotgun sequence.
ATTCTTCCCAGgttccattttaaaataaagtaaGTTAAAATGTTATGAACAGATTAAAAGACAACCATAAAAATGTACCATCAGTAATATAGTATCACCTGGTAATGCATGCTAATGTTTCAGATCAAATTCCTTTCTTTCTATCCAGTGGAAAtaaccccacctccctcttttctctccttttctgcacTGGATGTTTAGTTTTGACTGAACTTGTCTCAAATGCAGGTAGCTGAACTGGTTTTTTCTAATCTTTATCTTACCCTAGACCAAAAAAAATGCCCTCCTATTGCCCTCCTactgtgataggttggacttgatgatctcagaggtcttttccaacctggtgcattctgtattctgtattttttacTACATATGATTAAAATATACAGGATAAGTAAAATCAGTACAAGCAAATTTAGAAGTTTTCTTagatggtttagtagtcatgaggtcttgggtgacaggttggacttgatgatctttgaggtcttttccaaccttattgattctgtgatttacaaaCTTACACTCAAAATCCCATTATCATGCAGGATAAAGAGGTCAGGTCTGACAAAAACATACAATTATTACTGTTCTTACTCTTGACATTGTTTGGTCATTATTGCATTGTAGCTTAAGGTCTCCAAATAAAAATTTAAGTTCCAACCCTGAATGGCATAACTTGCCTGGGATACTGCCAGATgtctcaaaggaaaaaataataaatgaacagtcctttcttttttttaatatacagGATGCTcattaatttgttttccttcccccacTTTGTAAATAAATGTTCATGATTTCAAGATAAAGGAGACACTACAGGGCACAAAAAGCTCATGTAAAGTGTAATAAATACTCACAACAGTAATACATAATAAAGACAAATATTTTTACCCttgcttttattctttctgCTTCATAGTCATCAGGTTCATGTGGATATTGTTCACCTATGGTAAGGTTTGCATAACTGTAAACATATAATTAATTAGTTAGGTGTCCAAAACTCAAGAAACATTTAATAAAATACTCTGCAAGAAGCAATATTGTGAAGTTACCCAAATccacttcctttctttcctggaTTAGTataaaagttcttcccaggaggaATATATCTTTCTCTGGATTTCAGCTGTGGACTGAAGTATGCATATGAACCTCCTATGGTTCCATAATAGCTGCCAAGCCCACATCTAAAAATAGCAAATGAACACATTAGTTAATGTTTTGCAAATATTTCGAGCTTTCTATACCTAGTGTGCTAAAATGACAGTAAGTAGAAAATCTAAACAGTACATGCATCTCAAGAGTTAAATATAAAACCAGATCTGACTCACTGTCCATGGATCTGCTATTACAACAATGCTGTGCACGGTGTTATGAAGATTTTCTGTTGGCATGATAATGGATGGTAGGAaatgtgctgggtttggttttttgtgggaGAAGTTACGACTAGTTAAGCATCTGTCTTGTCACAGAACAAAAGTAAGGAGAGACACAGCCTATTTAGGAGCAATACCTCTGCTCACAAAGCTGCCGGAAATCACTAAGACTGTgctgttttttttaatgaccaACTTGCAAATCAGTACTTGCTGACAAGTGTATGACATGCTCTCCAAATACATGATCATACAGCCAGCTACTAAAGAAGAGAAGGACTGAGACAAACTAATCGAATTGCTGAATGGCAATTTGGTCCACAAAGATGCAGTTATAGTGGTCCACCCAAGCTACTATATGAGATCTGTCAACTGTTCCAGACAATTGAGGGAATCTGCTTTGCCTTTACTGTCTGCAGTTATTGTGGGGAGAAAGTAAACTGTCTCATGGAGTTCCTTCTTAAAAGGGTCATTAATTAATATTGACAGGAATAGGATGCCAAGATAACACTTGTCATCTTTGCACAGAATGCTCACCTGGCTGTTTCTTACCCTCTCCTTATTTAGAGGCTTCATAGACTCACATATAGTCATGTACTcatatatagaaaaaaaaatgggcaGACTGATGCTGAATAGACAAGATTTATCTTGGGGTTTCTCAGTTCTTAAGTGCTTTATTTCACATTCACTAATGGCCCTTATACAAATTTGTTGATTATCCATACTCTTTTCCTATAGCCACTTTAATTTTCATCCAAAATAAAAAGCTAAAGGGGTAAGAAAAATGtttacagagaaagaaaccagtAGATAAGGGCAAGCATTCCCTGTGTTGCTGCTCAAAATTCTTTGCTCAGTACCAAACTCATACACTCATTGCAGATTTTATAAGAAGTGATCTGTGAAAATCATCTTTAGTGTACAGGAAAAAGGTCAGTTTAAAATACTCTCACAACACTTACGGGAGTTTGTCTCCGTTGCTGGGAAGGAAAGCTTTGCCCACATTCTTCTTTGATTCTGCCAGTCTATAGCGTCTCCTTAGCTGAACAGGGTTTGAGTAGGCTTCACCCTCAAAAATCCTCACAAACTGAGGCTCAAAAtagcctgcctgcagagctgacaaTGTTTTGGTCCCCTCAGATAACATCTGTCTGTTCTTGCTTGCAGCTTCATTAAAAGGGCCTTTAAAAAAGTAAGGACCGTCAATAACTGTTTGATGTTAGTGCTTCTCTTAGCTTACACAAAAAACTAAGGCCTGGATCTGGGTAGCTCAAAGAATGTATTACAGAGCATTTAGCTTGTCAATCATGCATAGAAATGGTTGTGTCTGAAAGAAGATACTATGAGAAACCATTCACAGCACCTAGTTTTAATTTTCTAACCTCTGTGCTTGCTTCGCAGGCAGTGGAGGGAGACTGGTAACTCTAGACCATGATTTAGAGCTAGAGGTTACGTCTATTTATGTACTACAAGTAGTATTTCAGGGGAGCATCTCCCTCCCACTGATTACAGACCAGGTAGAATAACTTAAGTGcctccagctgggttttgagtCCCCAGCAGCTCACTGTAGTAGAAGTGTATCCACCTGGAGTTCTGGTGAATGCCTTCATCACTGACACAACCACACAGCAGAAATGGCTGTATTGAGGAGCCATCTTTACTTTGCATCATCACTTCGAAACAGCTACTAAGGATTAACCTCTGTAACCTTACTAATTAcaacaaatacatttttcaaTGAGTATTACCATTAAACAACAAGAAAAGGAGGTGATGTGGAACCTCATACACATTGAGTCAGACCAGAACAGAAAAAACCCTGCAACACTAATTTTAAAATTATGACAATGTAATTGTCAATAATAGAAAACCTGTTGACaaggcaaacaaaacccactattttttgtttaaaacaagGAGATACTGGTAACTTGCAGGTAATTAgcactaaaaataaatatatacatgAAAAGATGCTATTAGTCTATTATGCATACGTATATGTTTCAGCTTTAttaaatttcttctttcttcaatATATCAAGCCTTTCTCTTAATAATACAGACCTGAGCAAAGAATATGCATGAAAAGCAGTTCCCTctaaccaaaataaaataatgcaaTAGGAAATAGTGATTCTGAAAGCAGATGGGTACTAGAGGTGGTCCCTATCACTAAATAATGATTAAATGTACTTACGCATATATAGTGACTTGTATTTGTCTCCAATGGTGACATAACCCATTTCACTGAAGAGGCCAATCCTCTCCATGTCACTTTTCCCTTCCACAGGCATGGCTGGATCTGTGTGACAGTGAGCTGTACTGACAGTGTTGAATTATCCTTGTTTATCTGTTCCACTGCTAAAGTCTGTTAGCAGTTTACACCTATAAACAAAAAGTAAAAGGCACAAGGTTTTACAATATTAGCAATAAATGTCATCTGAAGAAAGTAATCTACAGTATGATTGACAGCTTCGATGCTTGGAGGACAAATGGGCTGTGTGGGATTAGGACACCATTATATCCCTGCTGTTAAATTTAAAGcgtgagcagagagagaaaaaatcacagaatcactgcatGCTAGGcattggaagggtcctccagagatcagagtccaacatccctgccaaagcagaatcacctagggcaggccgcacaggaacgcatccaggtgggattttgaaagtctccagagaaggagactccacagcctctctgggctgtcTGTCCAGTGTTCTCTCACCCTCACCgtgaagaagtgtctcctcatgttgaggtggaaccacCTGTGTTCTCACTTGTactcattgttccttgtcctatccctgggcaccaatgaaaagagactggcaccttcatcttgacacccatccctcagacatttatagaTGTGACAAAGTCCCCTCTCAGCTGCCTCTTCTtgagactaaacagccccaggtctctcactcTTCTTTCTTAGGGAAGATGTTCCAGTCTGGCAATCaccctcatagctctctgttggactctctccagcagatccctgtctctcaaAAGCATTTGTAATATGAGTGGTCTAACTTGTAACTGAATTTATATAGTCTGGGTCACAATTTataattatagaattgtttcagttggaaaagacctttaagattgagaCAGGTACCTTCAGATTACTAGAACAAGAGCTCTTTGGCATTAATAACTAGTAATAAAACATGCCAAGCATCCTCCTTCATCTTGTGGATTATCTCTGGCAATGGCTTTCAGTCACTTTCTAATAGTGGTATAGAAGGTCAGTTATAATTGAAACTGGAGTGAAACATAAATGTGGAATTTTGGAAGCCCTCTAACTAATCCATGACCCGGTCACGGTAATTATCTCCAATTTCTTCATGTTTTTATTGCAAATGATTTACAGCAAACATTagttttttctctctcatcaccctcattggAGCCTGACAGAACTAAGGAAAAGGCCTATTCAACAATTGTAAGGAACTCAAGGGCTTGGGCTTGAATAGTGGGCAGGCTTAGCACTAGGATCACCAGGGATCTGACTCTCAAAGCAAAAACTAGAGATGGGAatttcaaaatcacagaatgctaggagttggaaggcaccatgAAAGATcgtttagtccaacccccttgtgagagcagaatcacctagaataggtcacacaagaacatgcCCAGGCAGGAtatgaaggtctccagaggagactccacctctctgggcagcctgttccagtgctctgtcaccctcacagtgccgatttttttccttatattcacatggaacctcctatgctccagcttgcacctactgccctttgtcctatcattgggcatcactgagaagagcttggctccctcctcctgacactcacccttcacatatttacaaACAGTAATGAGGTCAagcctcagtctcttcttccccGAGCTGAAAACGacccagctctgtcagcctttcctcgtaAGGAAGGTGTTCCACtaccttaatcatctttgtggctctgtgctggactcttcgaAGCAGAATCATAATCAGCTAGGGGAAGAACTGCCTTGAGGCACAAGATAACAATAT
It encodes:
- the C1H4orf47 gene encoding UPF0602 protein C4orf47 homolog; the encoded protein is MPVEGKSDMERIGLFSEMGYVTIGDKYKSLYMRPFNEAASKNRQMLSEGTKTLSALQAGYFEPQFVRIFEGEAYSNPVQLRRRYRLAESKKNVGKAFLPSNGDKLPCGLGSYYGTIGGSYAYFSPQLKSRERYIPPGKNFYTNPGKKGSGFGYANLTIGEQYPHEPDDYEAERIKARKAQEEHRRLLKGGPFRLNLYPQEYFDSNPYFSDKPLPPVKKSPPKKPSAPPFIPSSPAKKSGGMKGGTFGPYPSYSAEPYVSKKSKAVTTGKEGKVFHPSSGPKSRPVTSIVTLNVTRSLNAKNYKTIRLTSY